The following proteins come from a genomic window of Aequorivita marisscotiae:
- the lpdA gene encoding dihydrolipoyl dehydrogenase, which translates to MSTYDVAIIGSGPGGYVAAIRCAQLGMKTAIIEKYNVLGGTCLNVGCIPSKALLDSSHHYEEAIKHFEDHGIEIPGDIKVNFKKMVERKASVVEQTTKGIEFLMNKNKIDVFTGMGAFKDATHIEITEGEKKQTIEAKNTIIATGSKPATLPFIKLDKERIITSTEALSLKEIPKHLVVIGGGVIGLELGQVYSRLGAEVSVVEYMDRIIPTMDAAQSKELMKAMKKQGVKFYLSHKVSAVSKKGKEVTITATDKKDKEVTFKGDYCLVSVGRKPYTDGLKVENAGIKITERGMIDVNDHLQTNIKNIYAIGDVIRGAMLAHKASEEGTLVAEIIAGQKPHIDYNLIPGVVYTWPEVASVGKTEEQLKDANVEYKAGQFPMRALGRSRASGDIDGFVKILSDKKTDEVLGVHMVGARVADLIAEAVVAMEFRASAEDIARMSHAHPTYAEAVKEAALAATDDRALHI; encoded by the coding sequence ATGAGCACTTATGATGTAGCAATAATTGGATCGGGTCCCGGTGGCTATGTAGCCGCCATCCGTTGCGCACAATTGGGTATGAAAACCGCGATCATTGAAAAATATAATGTTTTAGGCGGCACTTGCCTAAATGTAGGCTGTATTCCCAGTAAGGCATTGCTAGATTCGTCGCATCATTACGAAGAAGCCATAAAACATTTTGAAGATCACGGAATTGAAATTCCCGGCGATATAAAGGTGAATTTCAAAAAAATGGTAGAACGCAAAGCTTCGGTAGTAGAGCAAACCACCAAAGGAATTGAGTTTTTAATGAATAAAAACAAAATTGATGTTTTTACCGGAATGGGGGCTTTTAAAGATGCAACCCATATTGAAATTACAGAAGGAGAAAAAAAACAAACCATTGAAGCAAAAAACACAATTATTGCAACCGGCAGTAAGCCCGCTACACTTCCGTTTATAAAACTGGATAAAGAACGAATTATTACTTCAACAGAAGCTTTGAGCTTAAAGGAAATTCCAAAACATTTGGTTGTAATTGGTGGTGGCGTAATTGGCTTAGAATTGGGCCAAGTGTACAGTCGTTTAGGTGCCGAGGTTTCTGTAGTGGAATATATGGATCGCATTATCCCAACGATGGATGCCGCGCAAAGTAAGGAACTAATGAAGGCAATGAAGAAGCAAGGTGTTAAGTTTTACTTGTCGCATAAAGTTTCTGCAGTTTCAAAAAAAGGAAAAGAAGTAACCATTACTGCTACCGATAAAAAGGATAAAGAAGTAACATTTAAAGGGGATTATTGCTTGGTTTCCGTTGGAAGAAAACCATATACCGACGGTTTAAAAGTTGAAAATGCTGGTATAAAAATTACCGAACGCGGCATGATTGACGTTAACGATCATCTCCAAACAAATATTAAAAACATTTATGCCATTGGCGATGTAATTCGCGGAGCAATGCTGGCACATAAAGCTTCAGAAGAAGGAACTTTAGTTGCCGAAATTATCGCCGGACAAAAGCCGCATATTGATTATAATCTAATTCCAGGCGTTGTTTACACGTGGCCCGAAGTTGCTTCAGTAGGTAAAACCGAAGAACAATTAAAGGACGCTAATGTAGAATACAAAGCGGGACAATTTCCTATGCGTGCTTTGGGTAGAAGCCGTGCAAGTGGTGATATTGATGGTTTTGTAAAAATACTTTCAGATAAAAAAACCGATGAGGTTTTAGGAGTACATATGGTAGGAGCAAGGGTAGCTGATTTAATTGCCGAAGCCGTTGTAGCAATGGAATTCCGCGCTAGCGCCGAAGATATTGCACGTATGAGCCACGCACATCCAACCTATGCCGAAGCTGTTAAAGAAGCGGCGCTTGCTGCGACTGACGATAGAGCCTTGCATATTTAA
- a CDS encoding aminotransferase class I/II-fold pyridoxal phosphate-dependent enzyme has product MAFKPADKIQDLQYFGEFGGVNPSISDSSTYTFLSAKTMFDTFEGNAEGCYLYSRHSTPSNLYLGEALAAMEGTETANVAASGMGAITPAILQLCKAGDHVVSSRTIYGGTYAFLKNFAPRLNIETSFVDITKLDIVEAAITQNTKILYCETVSNPLLEIADIEALSKIAKKHGLQFLVDNTFSPLSISPAKLGADVVLHSLTKFINGSSDTMGGVACGTQDFIDTLRNVNDGANMLLGPAMDSLRAASILKNLRTLHIRIKQHSENAMYLAEKFEADGLKTVYPGLKSHSGHELFKKMMNAEYGFGGMLTVDVGGIDKANELMELMQEKNLGYLAVSLGFYKTLFSAPGSSTSSEIPEEEQREMGLSDGLIRFSIGLDNDIARTHQIMRKCMVEVGIL; this is encoded by the coding sequence ATGGCTTTTAAACCAGCAGATAAAATACAGGATTTACAATATTTCGGTGAGTTTGGAGGAGTTAATCCCTCTATTTCCGATTCTTCGACCTATACGTTTCTTTCGGCAAAAACAATGTTTGATACTTTTGAAGGCAATGCCGAAGGCTGTTACTTATATTCGCGCCACTCTACCCCTTCCAATTTATACTTGGGCGAAGCTTTGGCAGCAATGGAAGGAACCGAGACCGCAAATGTTGCCGCCAGTGGAATGGGCGCAATTACACCTGCAATTTTACAGCTGTGCAAAGCTGGCGATCACGTAGTTTCCAGCCGAACTATTTATGGCGGAACCTATGCTTTTTTAAAGAATTTTGCGCCGCGATTAAATATTGAAACTTCATTTGTAGATATTACAAAGCTAGATATCGTAGAAGCTGCGATTACCCAAAATACAAAAATATTGTACTGCGAAACGGTTAGCAATCCACTTTTGGAGATAGCCGATATTGAAGCACTTTCAAAAATTGCCAAAAAACATGGCCTACAATTTTTAGTTGATAATACTTTTTCGCCCTTAAGCATTTCACCTGCCAAATTGGGTGCCGATGTGGTGTTGCACAGTTTAACAAAATTTATAAACGGGAGCAGCGATACTATGGGCGGTGTTGCTTGCGGCACACAGGATTTTATTGATACGCTTCGCAATGTAAACGATGGGGCAAATATGCTACTTGGTCCGGCAATGGACAGTTTGCGGGCAGCTTCAATATTAAAGAATTTACGCACGCTTCATATTCGGATAAAACAACATAGCGAAAATGCTATGTATTTAGCCGAAAAATTTGAAGCCGACGGCCTAAAAACAGTTTATCCCGGATTAAAATCGCACAGTGGTCATGAGCTTTTTAAAAAAATGATGAACGCAGAATACGGTTTCGGCGGAATGTTGACAGTAGATGTAGGTGGAATTGATAAAGCCAATGAGTTAATGGAGCTAATGCAGGAAAAAAACCTCGGCTATTTGGCGGTGAGTTTAGGTTTTTACAAAACATTATTTAGTGCGCCTGGTTCTTCTACTTCATCAGAAATACCTGAGGAGGAACAAAGAGAAATGGGCCTTAGTGATGGATTAATACGTTTTTCAATAGGATTGGATAACGACATAGCACGCACCCATCAAATAATGAGGAAATGTATGGTTGAAGTCGGGATTTTGTAG
- a CDS encoding TraB/GumN family protein: MHTSPQYYLFTILLLFALNIGYSQDRSKYELLWEIKHKNSDKKSYLFGTLHLKDARAFSFSDSVIPAIQRSEVFALEIHPDSAVSGFSEKFYSTEKENIYKKILAEEEYQKLKDRLFEAKQINLDSFPMKDPSLIKSMLTNTVGRSDDRRTFLDAYLYGIAYNSKKEITGLEDVADQMYIFNDQNDITLRESILSILDDTQRNTNNQINHITQLYYEGDLEKILDYVSDRATDSIMVKRNLVMRNSIENIIKTKTLFAAVGAAHLPGEQGIIAMLRQDGYEVNKVKATFNNTEAQYSITPDLDRWVLDRDESMGYSVLTPNKATPIAINEAVNAMTSTDLIYGGSFMYMIGDLRNQVLKEGYDFLGNIIASQTRMPTDSIISKETFVKDDVQFTEVLIAKGSEYVRMRLAMKDKIVYTFMTENTLDEINSAYANAFFNSIKIFKPKVQPSIWKTHTDSIGAFSIRVPGKILDRSQTKDNPDGNDNSPYIINIFSAEDKANNSIYLIRYNDQPVGYYLDQKEVYFNEFDTYFKASGSYVSEPKKIMMDGNEGRKYELLFSGKHHTIAKLFLRGNRTYLLMAQSFNEEEKISADNEFFKSFTFLPFTDAAFDTIVNIQDKYLFTAPSKNVLTEDEPQDAYSEYSSVKNYSSLDPTSSGTYLVQQMKLKPYYRKKSLDAFYKDYAELLIANNDSITSNVSTTLGGKPAREIFMQNTNTHVKQRMKIVLDDDTILLMLTYLGDEEITKPRVEQFFNSLKIKHNSKNFDLSASKADLIFKHLKSEDTTKFAEASGALGYYDFDASEYKYLEKHLKHNFPDDSIYYGAKYYIINAMAQLEKPETLKTFSSFYKNEQNSYEARIEILEQLPKLKNTEAMATYFNLLKRHKLNHPPNKNYDIMTSFLDTIPLLVENDAQFAELAEIDDYRAEIASMYSYYVMEDSIYKDRMPLLKNKLLRHMYEDAALYVDTIARKGNLLITDGLMYSYIEFAKGFKNIPQEVSKTLKLISEQVKDDNWLQAQALMAAIELNIEINPQIVKSVLKELYVRFELMESLVKAEKSYLIPEEYLAPLAFAKLSLYNMVGAEYDGYPEIIDYLDQLTINNKKYFAFQFSYSEDDTTKYLGIVLQEPINFTDFKMAEAFTDHEIMEEDWRDQALNIIVP; this comes from the coding sequence CTTTTTGCGCTAAACATTGGTTATTCCCAAGATAGAAGTAAATATGAATTGCTCTGGGAGATTAAGCACAAAAATAGCGACAAAAAATCGTATCTGTTCGGTACCCTTCACCTTAAGGATGCTCGTGCCTTTAGCTTTAGTGATTCCGTAATACCTGCTATACAACGTTCTGAAGTGTTCGCTTTGGAAATTCATCCCGATTCTGCAGTAAGTGGCTTTAGTGAAAAATTTTACAGTACCGAAAAAGAAAATATTTATAAAAAAATTCTTGCAGAAGAAGAATATCAAAAATTGAAAGATCGTCTTTTTGAGGCAAAACAAATTAATTTGGATAGTTTCCCAATGAAAGATCCGAGTTTAATAAAATCTATGTTAACCAATACTGTAGGCAGGTCTGACGACAGACGTACTTTTTTAGATGCCTATTTATACGGAATTGCGTACAACAGCAAAAAAGAAATAACCGGTCTTGAAGATGTTGCAGATCAAATGTACATATTTAATGACCAAAACGATATAACGTTGCGCGAGAGTATTTTATCTATTTTGGACGATACCCAGCGAAATACGAATAATCAAATTAACCACATAACACAGTTATATTACGAAGGCGATTTAGAAAAAATACTAGATTATGTAAGCGACAGGGCTACGGATTCTATCATGGTTAAGCGAAACCTCGTTATGCGCAACAGTATTGAAAACATTATAAAAACCAAGACCTTATTTGCCGCTGTTGGCGCAGCTCATTTACCTGGCGAGCAAGGTATAATTGCTATGCTTCGCCAAGATGGATATGAGGTAAATAAAGTAAAGGCCACCTTTAACAATACTGAAGCACAGTACAGTATAACCCCCGATTTAGACAGATGGGTGCTAGATCGCGACGAATCTATGGGTTATAGTGTTTTAACGCCCAACAAGGCAACCCCAATTGCAATTAATGAAGCCGTAAACGCCATGACCAGTACCGATTTAATTTACGGCGGAAGTTTTATGTATATGATTGGCGATTTAAGAAATCAGGTGTTAAAAGAAGGGTATGATTTTCTGGGTAATATTATAGCCAGTCAGACCCGTATGCCCACGGATTCAATAATAAGTAAAGAAACTTTTGTAAAAGACGATGTTCAATTTACCGAAGTGCTTATAGCAAAAGGCAGTGAATATGTACGCATGCGCTTAGCCATGAAAGATAAAATAGTATATACTTTTATGACTGAAAATACTTTAGACGAAATTAATTCGGCCTACGCAAATGCATTTTTTAATTCTATTAAAATTTTTAAACCCAAGGTACAACCATCTATCTGGAAAACACATACAGATAGCATTGGTGCGTTTAGCATTCGCGTGCCAGGCAAGATTTTAGATAGGAGCCAGACAAAAGACAATCCGGACGGAAATGATAATTCGCCCTACATAATTAATATTTTTTCGGCAGAAGACAAGGCTAACAATTCTATTTATCTGATTCGTTATAACGATCAACCGGTGGGTTATTATTTAGATCAAAAAGAAGTATATTTTAACGAGTTCGACACCTATTTTAAAGCGAGTGGAAGCTACGTATCAGAGCCTAAAAAAATAATGATGGATGGAAATGAGGGTAGAAAATATGAACTTTTATTTTCAGGAAAACACCATACTATTGCAAAGCTATTTTTACGCGGAAACAGGACATACCTGCTCATGGCACAAAGTTTTAATGAAGAAGAAAAAATTTCAGCAGATAATGAATTCTTTAAGTCGTTTACATTTTTACCATTTACCGATGCAGCTTTTGATACTATTGTAAACATTCAAGATAAATATTTGTTTACGGCACCGAGCAAAAATGTGCTAACCGAAGACGAACCCCAAGATGCCTATTCGGAATACAGTTCCGTAAAAAATTACAGCTCGCTGGACCCAACCTCATCGGGTACGTATTTGGTTCAACAAATGAAATTAAAACCGTATTACAGAAAAAAATCGCTCGATGCGTTTTATAAAGATTACGCTGAGCTACTTATTGCCAACAACGATAGTATTACAAGCAATGTGAGCACTACTCTGGGAGGAAAACCCGCGCGCGAAATTTTTATGCAAAATACAAATACCCACGTAAAGCAGCGGATGAAGATTGTGTTGGATGACGATACTATCCTTTTAATGCTTACCTATTTAGGCGATGAAGAAATTACTAAACCCCGTGTTGAGCAATTTTTCAATTCCTTAAAAATTAAACATAACTCCAAAAATTTTGATCTTTCGGCTTCAAAAGCAGATTTAATTTTTAAACACTTAAAATCCGAGGACACCACAAAATTTGCTGAAGCTAGTGGTGCTTTGGGGTATTACGATTTTGATGCTTCGGAATACAAATATTTGGAAAAGCATTTAAAACACAATTTTCCAGACGACTCTATCTATTACGGTGCAAAATATTATATAATCAATGCCATGGCTCAACTTGAAAAACCAGAGACGCTAAAAACGTTTTCTTCATTCTATAAAAATGAACAAAACAGTTATGAAGCACGTATAGAAATTCTTGAGCAGCTTCCAAAACTAAAAAATACTGAGGCTATGGCAACTTATTTTAATCTTTTAAAGAGGCACAAACTCAATCATCCGCCAAACAAGAACTATGATATTATGACTTCGTTTTTAGATACTATTCCGCTGTTGGTTGAAAACGATGCACAGTTTGCCGAACTTGCAGAAATAGACGATTACAGAGCCGAAATAGCATCAATGTATTCCTACTACGTCATGGAAGATAGTATTTATAAAGATAGGATGCCATTACTAAAAAATAAGCTTTTAAGGCATATGTACGAAGATGCAGCCCTATATGTTGATACAATTGCACGAAAAGGGAATTTGCTTATTACCGACGGACTTATGTACAGTTATATTGAATTTGCAAAAGGTTTTAAAAATATTCCGCAGGAAGTTTCAAAAACATTAAAACTAATTTCCGAACAAGTAAAAGATGATAATTGGTTGCAAGCTCAGGCATTAATGGCAGCAATTGAATTAAATATTGAAATAAATCCTCAAATTGTAAAATCTGTTTTAAAAGAACTATATGTGCGTTTTGAATTGATGGAGAGTTTAGTAAAGGCAGAAAAATCATATTTAATTCCCGAAGAATATTTAGCCCCTTTAGCGTTTGCCAAGCTATCACTCTACAACATGGTTGGGGCCGAATACGATGGCTACCCTGAAATTATAGACTATTTAGACCAATTGACCATAAACAACAAAAAATACTTCGCTTTTCAATTTTCGTATTCAGAAGACGACACTACTAAGTACTTGGGAATTGTACTGCAGGAGCCAATAAACTTTACAGATTTTAAAATGGCAGAAGCGTTTACAGATCACGAAATTATGGAGGAGGATTGGAGAGACCAAGCACTAAACATAATAGTCCCATAA